In Hydractinia symbiolongicarpus strain clone_291-10 chromosome 4, HSymV2.1, whole genome shotgun sequence, the following proteins share a genomic window:
- the LOC130640687 gene encoding uncharacterized protein LOC130640687: MPVGLTDSLRQQLLNEVAHSEQQHRWLAVEHTLFLFAMMLLYSLVLFFLLEGACGEVIPVNQEECIRVNNVLRNLHNGTKPVTWSSTLATHAQEWANHLALVGNMQHAKNINEGENLYWTSGTGTCADATLSWYEEYKDYDYSTTKSTGGAIGHFTQVVWKPTTHIGVGIAKSSSGTYIVARYSPQGNFVMMNYGEDYTTARIRVYTDEVAQRKDGAKTPSIYELIPSRCVDGLDGRCVDYKSYFTCDHSYVKLHCPLLCKQCSVASG; the protein is encoded by the exons ATGCCCGTGGGGTTGACTGATAGTTTACGTCAACAGCTTCTTAATGAAGTAGCACACAGTGAGCAACAACATAGGTGGTTGGCAGTCGAACACACGCTTTTCTTGTTTGCAATGATGCTTTTGTATTCGCTCGTATTATTTTTCTTGCTCGAGG GTGCTTGTGGAGAGGTCATACCAGTAAATCAAG AGGAGTGTATTCGTGTAAACAACGTTCTCAGAAACCTACACAACGGCACCAAACCAGTAACATGGAGTAGCACATTGGCAACACACGCGCAAGAATGGGCTAACCACCTTGCGTTGGTCGGAAATATGCAGCATGCTAAAAATATAAACGAAGGAGAAAATCTTTACTGGACTTCTGGGACGGGTACATGTGCTGATGCAACGTTGAGTTG GTATGAAGAATATAAGGACTACGACTATAGCACTACAAAATCCACAGGCGGAGCAATTGGTCATTTCACACAAGTAGTGTGGAAACCTACAACCCATATTGGCGTTGGGATTGCTAAGAGTAGCAGTGGCACATATATAGTGGCGCGATATTCTCCTCAAGGAAATTTTGTTATGATGAATTATGGGGAAGACTATACTACTGCTAGAATACGTGTTTACACCGATGAAGTTGCACAAAGAAAAGACGGAG cAAAAACTCCTTCAATCTACGAATTGATACCTTCCCGATGTGTTGATGGTTTGGATGGACGTTGCGTTGACTACAAGAGCTATTTCACTTGTGATCACAGCTACGTTAAGCTTCACTGTCCATTACTCTGCAAACAGTGCTCAGTTGCTTCTGGATAA